One window from the genome of Paramisgurnus dabryanus chromosome 24, PD_genome_1.1, whole genome shotgun sequence encodes:
- the LOC135741097 gene encoding uncharacterized protein, with the protein MRITQLQIYLLIWLQAAETLDQLTDLGQNVTINCDLDEEEIYWLLLKTPDPPVMILRTLSSTASFLNKTFRHKYSLQSKNHLFINNITINELGVYYCMKTGTPPKFSNGTRLHVNEPTVSPNQVTYIQPNHTVVKYIDQNENRVTLYQTLTIILGLLNGVWFIVVLGILKVFVVGNKRFGQGSQQLHNTDLHQHQVVEHHQDPNQLQYAEVDFSKLRKKYRPSKADSTYAALKLPKLQT; encoded by the exons ATGAGAATCACACAGCTTCAAATCT ATCTGCTCATATGGCTTCAAGCTGCGGAGACTTTGGATCAACTCACAGATTTGGGACAAAATGTGACTATAAACTGTGATCTGGATGAAGAAGAGATTTATTGGTTATTACTGAAAACACCAGATCCTCCTGTGATGATATTACGCACTTTATCATCAACAGCTTCATTCCTCAACAAAACATTCAGACACAAATATTCACTTCAATCTAAAAATCATCTCTTTATAAATAACATCACTATTAATGAATTAGGAGTTTATTACTGTATGAAGACAGGTACACCACCAAAATTCAGCAATGGCACCAGACTACATGTTAATG AGCCAACAGTAAGCCCAAACCAAGTAACTTATATACAGCCAAATCATACAGTAGTGAAATACATTGACCAGAATGAGAACAGAGTCACACTGTATCAGACTCTTACCATCATACTTGGTCTGCTGAATGGTGTTTGGTTCATTGTGGTCCTGG GGATATTAAAGGTTTTTGTTGTTGGAAATAAAAGATTTGGACAAGGTTCACAACAACTTCATAACACCGATCTACACCAGCATCAAGTTGTAGAGCACCATCAAGACCCAAATCAATTACAG TATGCAGAAGTGGACTTTTCAAAACTGCGTAAAAAATATCGACCCAGCAAAGCCGATAGTACTTATGCTGCTCTGAAGCTGCCAAAATTGCAAACATAA
- the LOC135741248 gene encoding uncharacterized protein, which produces MRITQLHIYLLVWLQAAETLDQLTDLGQNVSINCDLDREEIYWLLLKTADPPMMILRTLSSKPLFFNKTFRHKYSLQSKNHLFINNITIDELGVYYCMKKDTPPKFSSGTRLHVKEPTESPNQETCIQQTDTVVKYIEQNENRVTPWQILTIILGLLNGVLLIVIIGLLKVFIVGSKRFEDCSQQLHDTELQQVTYRCLSASHKPVTVYRSELFKAA; this is translated from the exons atgagaatcaCACAGCTTCACATCT atCTGCTCGTATGGCTTCAAGCTGCGGAGACTTTGGATCAACTCACAGATTTGGGACAGAATGTGTCTATAAACTGTGATCTGGATAGAGAAGAGATTTATTGGTTATTACTGAAAACAGCAGATCCTCCTATGATGATATTACGCACTTTATCATCAAAACCTTTGTTCTTCAACAAAACATTCAGACACAAATATTCACTTCAATCTAAAAATCATCTGTTTATAAATAACATCACTATTGATGAATTAGGAGTTTATTACTGTATGAAGAAAGATACACCTCCAAAATTCAGCAGTGGCACCAGACTACATGTAAAGG AGCCAACAGAAAGCCCAAACCAAGAAACTTGTATACAGCAAACTGATACAGTAGTGAAATATATTGAACAAAATGAGAACAGAGTCACGCCGTGGCAGATTCTTACCATCATACTTGGTCTGCTGAATGGTGTTTTGTTAATTGTGATCATAG GACTATTAAAGGTTTTCATTGTTGGAAGTAAAAGATTTGAAGATTGTTCACAACAACTTCATGACACTGAACTACAGCAGGTGACCTACAGATGTTTATCAGCGAGTCACAAACCAGTTACag TATACAGAAGTGAACTTTTTAAAGCTGCATAA